In Acaryochloris marina S15, a single genomic region encodes these proteins:
- a CDS encoding ABC transporter ATP-binding protein: protein MARSSPLQTATSGSEPDNAQAFIQLDKLAKSFQEGMVDRQVLREITATFTAGEFVVLLGQSGSGKSTLLNLISGIEQPTTGQVTINAVGLSELNERDRTLFRRDRIGFIFQFFNLIPTLTVLENITLPQELAGASQGEVAKKAIALLQRVGLEDRGDAFPDKLSGGQQQRVAIARALVHDPMLVLADEPTGNLDEETGQIVLDLLLELTRSAQKTLIMATHNPDIAKLADRVVRMQDGHLVEDTRLGTAS from the coding sequence ATGGCTCGGTCTTCCCCTCTACAAACGGCAACTTCAGGTTCAGAGCCTGATAACGCCCAGGCTTTTATTCAACTGGATAAACTGGCTAAGTCTTTCCAAGAAGGAATGGTTGACCGTCAAGTCCTGCGAGAGATCACGGCCACTTTTACTGCCGGTGAGTTTGTGGTCCTCTTAGGTCAAAGCGGCAGTGGTAAAAGTACGCTCCTGAACTTAATCAGCGGCATTGAACAGCCCACTACTGGACAAGTCACCATCAACGCCGTGGGTTTATCTGAATTGAATGAGCGTGATCGCACGTTGTTTCGCCGTGATCGCATCGGTTTTATTTTTCAATTTTTCAATCTCATCCCCACCCTGACGGTGCTGGAGAATATCACTCTGCCCCAGGAATTGGCAGGGGCATCCCAAGGGGAGGTAGCGAAAAAAGCGATCGCACTTCTGCAGCGGGTCGGTCTCGAAGATCGCGGCGATGCTTTTCCTGACAAACTATCGGGGGGGCAACAGCAGCGGGTGGCCATTGCCAGGGCCTTAGTCCATGATCCAATGCTGGTCTTAGCCGATGAACCCACCGGAAATCTGGATGAAGAAACGGGCCAGATTGTCCTGGACCTGCTGCTAGAACTCACCCGCTCCGCTCAGAAAACTCTAATTATGGCCACCCATAACCCCGATATTGCCAAGCTTGCCGATCGAGTGGTGCGGATGCAGGATGGTCATTTGGTGGAAGACACTCGACTGGGGACCGCCTCATGA